Genomic segment of Sporolituus thermophilus DSM 23256:
AAGCTAAAAGAATTATTTGCCGAGCAAATTGAAACAATCGTATGGAAACATAAGCTGGCGCAGTCAACAATGAATTTGGATCCTGTGGACGAGGTACAGGAAATACAGATTTTTGAACTTTTTTTGCGCCAGCGCGGAATATCGAGAGAAATACTGGAAAGTATTGATAAATCTATTCCGTATCCCATATTGCATGTGTTACGCTATCAAAACGAAGTTAAATTGGTCATTGCCTATAAACAGCCGAACCAGAATAATGAGAACCGGGCGGTTGTGCACAGTTACTTTGAATCCGACTGGCAGCCTCAAGACAGTTTCCGGTTTCCTATTACGGGCTGCCTTACGCTGGGGGCGGTATATGAAAGCATCATCCGTCGGTTACTGCCGGTGCCGGCAAAGCCGGAAGAAAAACTGGCAGAGGTTGTTACCAGGCAGTGTGAAATCGAGCGATTAAGGCGGGAATATGCGCGGCTGGAAGCAAAACTGCGCAGTGAAAAGCAGTTTAATAAAAAAGTCGAGATTAATATTGAGCTGCAAAAGCTAAGACAAAAACTGCAGCAATTGGCAGAATAGCGATAGGGGGAAACTCTGTTGGAAAAATTAACGATGCGGACAAAGGACTTCAGCCAAGAAAATATCGCCAAATTGGCAAAGCTGTTTCCTAATGTAGTGACCGAAATATCGATAGGCAAAGACAGAGACGGCAAGGATATACTGAAAAGAGCCATTGATTTTGATCTGCTAAAACAGGAACTATCCGATGTGCTGGTCGAAGGCGACAAAGAACGCTATCAGCTTACCTGGCCGGGCAAAAAACAGGCTATCCTTCATGCTAATGCGCCTACCAATAAGACGCTGCGCCCAGTAAAGGAAGACAGCGTGGACTGGGAAACAACGCAAAACCTGTATATCGAAGGCGACAACCTGGAAGTTTTAAAGCTTTTACAGGAAGCGTATTTGAATAAAGTAAAGCTTATTTATATTGATCCTCCTTATAATACGGGCAAAGACTTTATTTACAAAGACGATTTCAAACAATCAAGTGAGCAGTATTTGCGCGAGTCCGGGCAAATGGACGAGCAGGGCAACCGACTGGTGCAGAACACCGAGGCTAACGGGCGTTTCCACAGCGACTGGCTGAGCATGATGTATCCGCGGCTTAAATTGGCGAGAAATTTGCTGCGGGATGATGGGGTAATATTCATTAGCATTGATGATAATGAAGTAGCTAATTTAAAAAAGATTTGTGATGAAATATTTGGATCTGAAGCCTTTGTTGCTATTTTCCCCTGGAGAAAAAGAACAGCAAAAACAGATGTTCCTTTCGGGGTATCGCAGGACTTTGAATGGATTATATGTTATGCTAAGCCTAATTTTCTTGCAGGTGTTCCTACTGAACGGAAATATTATACTTCTCCTGATTTTAAAGAACGGTGGCGATTATCGGATTTGACGACGCAGAGGAGTGCGGAGGAAAGACCAAATTCATTTTTTACTTTAGTTAACCCTAGAACTCTTGAGGAGTACCCTGCAAATCCTAATCGTGTATGGGGAGTGACTAAAGAAACTTTTCAAGAGTACTATGCTAAAGGGAAAATAGTATTTCCTGGTGATTACGAATTTTTAAATATATCTACTCCATATTGGCGAGTTTTTGAAAGTGAAGATAAAGAAAAAAACCTTAAAAAATTTGGAACGGTTGAACATAGAAAAGCAATTTCTACAATGCTACCGACGACAATTGGGAGAACTGAAGATGGTACAGAGGAAATAAACGAGTTGTTTGGAGCTAAAGTATTTTCTTTTCCTAAACCAACTTCTTTGATTGAGTTTTTTATTTCTGTAATTTCGAGTGACGATTGTATAATTGTGGACTTTTTTGCTGGATCTTCAAGTTGTGCTGAGGCGGTATTAAGGTTAAATGCTAAGGATGGCGGGAAGCGGAGATTTATGTGTGTACAGTACCCCGAATTGTTAGATCCTAATAATAAAGACCAAAAAACAGGGTATGATTTTTGTATTGCTAACGGACTGAATCCTAATATCTGTGAAATCGGCAAAGAGCGCATTCGCCGCGCCGCCAAGAAGATCAAGGAAGAAACAGGCGCCGATATTGACTACGGATTTCGCGTGTTTCGTCTGGACTCAAGCAATATGAAAGATGTTTATTATGCGCCGCAAGATCTAACCCAAGAAATGGTTTTGGCGCTTGAGTCCAATATCAAAGAGGACCGCACGGGCGAAGACCTGCTCATCCAGGTCATGCTGGAGTGGGGGCTTGAACTGTCGCTGCCGATGGAAAAGCGAGTTATTGCCGGCAAGGATGTGCACTTTGTCGCCGGCAATTCCTTGATAGCTTGTTTTGACGATAAGGTATCCGATGAGGTGGTACGGGCTATTGCCCAGGAGAAACCGCTCAGGGTTGTTTTTCGCGACAGCTCGTTTGCGTCTGATGCCGACCGGATTAACGTGGAAGAGATTTTTAAGATGCTGTCCCCGGATACGGAGATCAAGGTCATATAGGATGAGGGCGAGACTATGAAATTTAAATTTAAACGGCAAGCTTTTCAGGATGAAGCTGTACGGGCGGTCGTGGACTGTTTTACCGGGCAGACTTACGACGTGTCGCGCTTTATGCTTGAACAAGCGGTGCGGGCGGAAGATAAGCAGACGGTTTTAGCATTAGAGGAAGAAGATTTCCGCGCTGATATCGGCTTTAAAAATAAAGAAATTAAACTGGTCGAAAGCGAAGTTTTGGCCAATATCCAAGCGGTACAGCGGCGCAACGGCTTGACGGTTTCGGATAAATTGGAAGGCAAGTATAACTTGACCGTTGAAATGGAAACAGGCACAGGCAAGACCTATACCTATATTAAAACCATGTTTGAACTGAATAAGCAGTATGGTTGGAGCAAATTTATCGTTGTCGTTCCCTCCGTGGCTATTCGCGAAGGGGTTTATAAAGCTTTTCAGATAACCGAAGAGCATTTCATGGAAGAATACGGCAGAAAGGCCAGGTACTTTATCTATAATTCTAAGCAGCTACATGAATTAAACAGCTTCGCCGCGGACGCAGGAATTAATGTTATGATTATTAATTCTCAAGCCTTCAATGCTCGCGGCAAGGATGCCCGGCGTATTTATATGGAGCTGGACGAGTTTCAATCCCGCATGCCAATTGAAGTCATTGCGCGCACTAATCCCATCGTTATCATTGATGAACCGCAGTCGGTCGAAGGCGCGAAAACCAAAGAAGCGCTTAAACTGTTTAATCCTCTCTTTACGCTAAGGTACTCGGCCACTCATCGCCCCGGGCAGGAGTTCAACAAAGTGTACCGACTTGATGCGCTGGATGCTTATAACCGAAAACTGGTAAAAAAAATCAGCGTTAAAGGCATTACAGTTAAGGGAACGACAAGCACGGAAGGCTATTTATACTTGGAAGGCATTGAAATTAATGAAAAGCAGGCGCCAGTCGCAAAACTGGAGTACGAAGTGAAAACGCCAAGCGGCATTAAGCGGGTAACGTGCAAACGGCGTGTCAATGACGACCTTTATCAGCTTTCCGGCAATTTGGAGCAGTACCATGGCTATAAAATAGCGGAAATTAATGCATATAAAAATATTGTGGAGTTTACTAACGGAGTTGTAATCGCCGCCGGCGAACTGCAGGGCGACGTAACGGAGCAAAATTACCGGCGTATACAGATTAGGGAAACAATATTATCGCACCTGGAAAAAGAACGGACGTTATTCAGTCAGGGTATTAAGGTATTGTCGCTGTTCTTTATTGACAAAGTAGCCAAGTACCGTCAATATGATAAGGACGGTAACGCGCTTAATGGTGAATATGCCACGATGTTCGAGGAAGAATACCTGGCGGCCTGTAACAAATATATTACGTTATTCCAAGATGATCCTTACGTCAAATATTTGCAGGGCATTGCTGTCCGCGATACGCATAAAGGCTATTTTTCGATTGATAAGAAAAGCAAACAGTTTATCGACCCCAAAGATGGGGGGGTTAAGGAGTCGGATGATGTAGACGCCTATAATTTGATTATGCGGGATAAAGAAACGCTTCTGAGCTTTGCCGAACCAACACGGTTTATATTTTCCCATTCGGCGCTTCGTGAAGGATGGGACAACCCTAATGTATTCCAGATTTGCACGCTCAAACACAGCGATTCGGCCATTAAAAAGCGGCAAGAAGTCGGCAGGGGGCTCAGGCTGTGCGTTGACCAGCATGGCAACCGCATGGATGAACAGGCTTTGGGAGATGCGGTTCATGAGATAAACATTCTTACTGTTGTGGCAAGTGAGTCTTACGAGGATTTTGTTCGCGCTCTGCAAAGCGAGATTGCGGATGCCTTGTCTGAGCGTCCGAAACAGGCCGACGTTGCTTTCTTCCTAAATAAGGCGCTGGTAAGTGTGCAGGGAGAGCGGCGGCTCATTGATGAGTCGTTGGCTAAGAAACTGAATAAAGCCCTATATAAAGCTGGTTATATCGATGAGGTGGATAACCTGACTCCGGCCTATTTTGAGGCGGTTGCCAGCGGCAATTTTTCTTTACCGGGAGAGCTTACGGATTATACGATATCTGTGGTCAAGCTGCTTGAAACTATGTATTCGCCGCATAAACCGATGGCAGACAATGAACGGAAGCGAAACATCCCGGCATTAGTGCCCAACCATAATTTTTACCGGCAGGAATTTCAGGAACTGTGGAAAGAGATTAATAAGAAAACCGCCTATACGGTGCAGTTTTCGTCGGATGAGCTTATTGCCAAATGTATTAAAGCTCTGGATGCAGAACTTACTCTACCGGATATTCAGTATACGGTAACAGCCGGTACGCTTGAGGCCTTTCAATCTAAGGAGCAGCTTGCCCAAGGCGAAGCTTTTCAAACGGAAAAAAGCGCGACTAAGTCGCTGGTTGCTGTAGCAAGCTCGCGGGTTCGCTATGATTTAATCGGCAAGCTCATGGAAGAAACTAAATTGACGAGAAGAACGATAGCGGCTATTTTAAGCGGCATAAGCCCGATAACATTTGCCCTGTTCAGGAAAAACCCTGAGGCTTTTATCCAGCGGGCCGGCAAAATTATCAATGAGCAGAAAGCAGCGACCGTAATTCAGGGGATTTCTTACGATATTATTGATGGCTCGTTTGATACCAGCATATTTACAATTAACAGCTTGCAGGCCGTACTGGGCGAAAACGCTCATCCGCTGAAAAAACATATTTATGACTACTTATTGACCGATTCCAAAGGCGAGCGTAATTTTGCCAATAAACTTGACATTAGCGAAGAAGTATGTGTGTTCGCCAAACTGCCGCGTGGCTTTTATATCCCGACGCCAATCGGCAAGTATAATCCAGACTGGGCAATTGTCTTTAAAGATTCTGATGTTAAATATGTCTATTTCATTGCCGAAACGAAGGGCAGTTTGGCCTCGCTTGAACTGCGCGATATTGAAAAGGCTAAAATTCATTGCGCACGACAGCATTTTGCGCGAATTAGCAGCAGCAAGCTCAAATATGACGTTGTTGATAGCTATGAAAAACTGCTGGAGATCGTAAAGGGCAACCATGTTGGACAGCATTTGGCGGCTAATTAATATGGACCATTATTAGGATACTAATAGATATTAAACGGTATTTCGAGGTCAGAAAGCTATAACTTTTCAATAGGGGGCGGCTGTTTTTATGATTATTACGCGCGTGGTTTTGCAAAACTGGCGCAATTTCCGTTCGGTCGATGTATGTTTGGGCGATCGGGTTTTTCTTATTGGGCCAAATGCATCAGGTAAGTCTAATTTTTTAGATGTTTTTCGCTTTTTACGCGATATTGTTAAAGGAGGGGGACTACAGCAGGCCATAGCTATGCGTGGCGGGATGTCCAAAATCCGCTGTCTGGCTGCTCGTACTCCTTCCACAGTAGTGATAGACATAACGTGGGCCGAAGAAGCTGGGGAAAAAGAGCTTTGGCGTTATAAATTAGGGATCAAACAGGAACAGCGCGGAAGACATCAGCCGATCGTTGACTCAGAAGAAGTATGGTGCAATGGGGAGAAAATTTTGGACCGGCCTGATAAAGATGATAAAATTGATAATTTGCGATTGACCCAGACCCACCTTGAACAGATTAATGCCAACAAGGAGTTCCGGACAATAGCTGAGTTTTTTAAGAACGTACAATATCTGCATTTAGTACCGCAAATAATACGCGCTCCTATCATTTTGGGCGGTTCGGGCATGACAGAAGACCCATTCGGCCAGGATTTTCTGCAAAAGCTCGCTTCTGCTACGGAAGCAACAAGAACGAAAAGATTGCGAAAAATTGAAGAGATATTGCGTATTGCTGTCCCCCAACTGAAGAATTTGGCGTTTGTACAAGACAGCGAAACAGGGAAGCCGCATTTAGAGGCTGTATATGAACACTGGCGCTCCCATGGCGCAAAACAGCGCGAAGACCAATTTTCCGATGGTACTATTAGACTAATTGGTTTATTATGGTCATTACTTGAAAAAGACTCGCTTTTATTATTAGAAGAGCCGGAGTTATCATTGCATTCTGCCATTATCCGCAAACTGCCAGGGATGATGGCAAGATTGCAGCGGCAAAATCGGCGACAGATCTTTATTAGTACGCATAGTTTTGAATTGCTGTCCGACCAGGGAATAGGAGCAGAAGAAATCCTTATATTGTCGCCTGATGTTGAAGGTACTACCGTAAGCGTTGCCTCAAGCCGGATAGATATATTAGCTTTGCTGGAAGAGGGTGTGCCGGCTGCTGAAGCTGTTTTACCGCTTACGGCGCCGCGTGATATTGACAAGATGTGATGAGGAGAAAAGCAATATTGATATGGAAAGAGTGCAAGTTCTCGCTCAACCAATCTATTTGCGAGTTTTTGTCGAAGATGAACTGGGTAGAGCATTGATTGACCGGATTCTTAGGGAATATGGCAATAAATTTGCGTGGGATATAAGTGTTGTAAATGGATTTGGCAATATAAAAAAACGAATAAAGCAGTATAATGCAGCTGCCCGAAGATGTCCAATGCTTATTTTGATTGATTTGGACAAAACGTCATGTGCTTGTTTGATAATCCAGGAATGGTTGCCGGAAGGTGCTCACCACAATTTGTTGTTTCGCATTGCTGTCAGGGAAGTAGAAAGTTGGGTAATGGCCGATCGGGAAACATTAGCCATTTATTTGTCTGTTGCCGAAACAATCATTCCTGCTGCCCCGGAAATGGTAGATGATCCTAAAAAGTGCATTATAGAAATAGCTCGTCGGTCAAAAAAGCGTAATATACGAGAAGCCCTACTTCCTAAACCTAATAGCATGGCGAGTGTAGGACGGGAGTATAACAGCGTATTAACACAATATGTTTATAATAATTGGCGGCCAGAGGTTGCCAGAATAAATTGTGAAAGTCTTGACAGAACGATGCGGCGATTGGAACAGTTTCAACCACAATACTAAATAAGCAGAAGTTAGCATTTTACAACTAGATCAGCTAATGGCATTAAACCATTTATTTTTCAGCCGTCGTACCGATACTGCCACTTTGGCTAAATTGATTTATCGGGACGAATTTTACGCTCGTTCCATTTTGGAGCGGCTTGTAGAACGCGGCTTGGTCGTAGCTAGCGGTCAGAAGAAGGTGGTAGTAAACACGTCTGGATGGGTCACGAATTTAAGAAGGAAGAATAATATTTAATACCAAGCCCCCGGCTTTGCGGCCGGGGGCTTTGGTGGTGTAAAACTGATCTTAAGGATTGACTTTTTCCCGGAAGGTCTGCTTGCCGTCTTTTAATTCGATGATGACCGCGCTCTTTACGGGGTCATGGGTGGCGTTGAGGGTAATGCTGCCGGATACGGCCGGGAAATCTTTGGTTTTGGCCAGTTCGTCCTTTATCTTAACCGGGTCGGCGCTGCCGGCCCGTTCGATAGCTTTGATGACCATCATGGTAGCGTCATACGACAAGGCGGCAAAGGCATCAGGAACCTGGCCGTATTCTTTTTTGTAATTTTCAACAAAGGTTTTAACCGCCGAGCTGGTATCGTCCGGCGAATAGTGGTTGCTGAAGAAGGTATTGTTCAGCGCCGCAGCACCGGCTATTTCCGGCAGTTTGGCCGAGTCCCAGCCGTCTCCGCCCAAAAATGGCACATTAATGCCCAGTTCGCGGGCCTGCTTAATGATCATACCGACTTCCTGATAATACCCGGGAACAAAGACCACATCCGGGTTTTTCGCTTTTATTTTGGTCAGTGTGGCTTTAAAGTCAGTGTCTTTTTGGAGGTAAGCCTCTTCGGCGACAATAGTGCCGCCGTTTTTAACAAAAGTTTCCTTGAAGTACTGGCCGAGTCCTTTGGCGTAGTCGCTAGAGTTATCGATGTACAGGGCAGCGGTTTTGGCTTTAAGGGACTTGGTGGCAAAGTTAGCCATTACCGCGCCCTGGAAGGGGTCGATAAACGCGGCACGGAACAAGAATTCCCGCACTTTGCCGGTAGCCGGGTCAACGGTGACTTTAGGGTTGGAGGCAGTCGGGCTGATGGCGAGGACCTTGTTGTCCTGATTGACCTGGGCAGCAGCGATTACGCTGGAAGAAGCAATTGGCGCCAGCACGGCCACTACCTTGTCCTGGGTGACCAGTTTCTGCATGGCGTTGGCAGCTTCAGCGGCTTCGCTTTTGTTGTCGGCGACAACTAATGTGAGCTGTTTGCCGAGGACACCGCCCTTGGCATTGACTTCTTTGATGGCTAATTTGGCGCCGTTGGCGGCCGACTGCCCGAAAGTGGCGTTGGAGCCGGTCATCTCAAAGTTGGCGCCAATTTTGATAACGTTGGCTGGCTGTGCCGTCTGCTGGGAACTGCCGCAGCCGGCGGCAACCAGTGCTAGTGATAGGAGAAAAACTAAGAAAATAGACCAGTGGCGCTTGGACATAGGGAAGCCCTCCTTTGTCTTTGCATTGCGTACACCAGGACGTGTTTATCCGTGGTGTACACATGTTTGTTACATACGTATAAATTATATTCTTCGTTGGCAAAGCCTGTCAATATTAGTCATAATAAGAATTTTCAAATCGGCGCTAGTCTGTTTTGGGTTCGCTCTTTCGCGGCGAGCTGTTTTGGGAGGCAAGGCGGGGATATTTTTGCGAGGCGGAAGGCATGGCCCACTATTACCCCAAAATAGTGTGCATGGGGGTATGTTCGGGATTATAATGAACTATAGGAGGGAGCAAAAGTGAACCGGGAAACGGCTTTAATAAATGCTATCAAACAAGTATATTCTTTGCTCGGGATGGCAACACCCGAAAGAGTTACGTCTGAATTATCATTAATAAGGTTAGAACAAGCTTTAGCGGTGCTGCACGATGTTGCCACAAAATATGATATCGACCTGCCAGGCAGAAGCGAGGCTGGGGTGACTAACGCCATAGCAGCGGCTAAGAAGGCCGCGCGGCGCATCATCATTAAGCAGGGTGACATTACCGAAGAAACGACAGACGCGATCGTTAATCCTGCCAACAGCCGCTTGGTCCACGGCGGCGGCGCCGCCCGCGCGATAGCGATGAAAGGCGGCGAGGAAATAGTAAGACAAAGCAACGAAATTATCCGCAAAATCGGCCACCTGCCGACCACTAAGGCGGTGATTACCGGGGCTGGCAATTTGCCATGCAAGTTTGTCATCCATGTCGTTGGCCCGCAAATGGGGGAAGGTGATGAGGACAGCAAGCTTAAGCGGGCTGTTTGGAACGTTTTGACGTTAGCGGAAAACTATAATTTGCGAACGATCGCCATGCCGGCGATAAGCTCCGGCATTTTTGGTTTTCCCAAGCCGCGCTGCGCCGAAGTGCTGCTTAGTACGGCCGCCCGCTTCCTTGACGGTTGCGCGGTTTCGCTGCAACAGATTGTGATGTGCAATCATGATGAAGAGACCTACCGGATCTTTTTGCATACGGCCGTGAGGCTGAAGCTGCTGGAGGCGAGTGAAAGTTAAGCGAAAGTTAGCCAAGCTTACCGGGAAAACGAATAAAGGGGCTTGACGAACGAGCGATCGAAAAGAGTTAGGGAAGGGACTGGTAAAAAGGATTAGACGGAGGAATCGCGAATATCAATTCGCCCGTGCTTTTTGCCCGGGGCTGTCGTGGGGCTTGCTTCAAATAGAGTAGTAAGCGGAGGAGTGTACATGGCGAAAAAATTGGTCGATATTCTTGAAGAAAAAGGGATGTCGCTGAATTTGCAGTATGGCGGCAACACACCGGCCGGGCTGGCGGAGCGTGAAATAAAAAAAGAACCGCATCCACGAGCGAAAAAACTGCGTGAGCTTTATTTTAACGCGCTGTCGTCGGTATCGGTGGAATTTCCTTATTGGTATACCCGCAAATACCAGGAACTCGAACATGAAATTCCCGTAGTGCGGCGAGCCGCGGCGCTGAAGCATGCGTTTTCCCATATTACCCCCGTAATCTGGCCCGGTGAAAAGCTGGTAGGGGGCAAGGCGGCGTATTACCGCGGCTCGTTCCCCATGCCGTGGCTGTCGGAAGGCTTTTTTATGGCCAAGGAAGATGAATTGTACCAGGCGGCATTGTCCAAAGGCGGCGCCAGCGCCGATGAAGTCAGCAAGTTTGGCGCCGGCGGCGGCAACGTGACCCAAAGTTTCGGCAATGTTGTCTCGATCGCCGGCAAGTTCGGCATTCGCGCCGAGGAAGTTCCGGCCCTGCTAAAATTGGCGCGCACCTGGGCGGGCAAATCGGTCGACGACCTTGGCCACAAGTACGAGCAAATGGTTCCGGAATATAGCGTTAAGGAACAGGTCATGCGCAGCGTCATCTGCATGTTTGACTCCGGGTACACGTTGCCGCAGGGCCGGGAAGTAATCAATTACTATTATCCGTTGCAGTACGGCTATGACGGGCTCATTGCTATGGCCAAAGAACGCAAGGCAAGAGTTGCCGGGCGCGCCGACGGCGACGGCCTTATCGGCATGGACCGGCTGTATTTTTATGAAAGCGTAATCCTGGTGCTCGAAGGCATTCAGGCCTGGCATCTTAATTACGCCCAAGAAGCCCGGCGGCTGGCCTCAGCATGCTCTGACCCGGTACAAAAGGCAGAATATGAGGAAATTGCCGAATGTATGGAATGGATTGCCCATAAGCAGCCGCGCACTTTCCGGGAAGCCCTGCAAATGGTTTACATGATCCATATTGCCGTACTCAACGAAGACGCTATTTCCGGCCTGTCGCCCGGCCGCATCGGCCAAGTCTTGTATCCATGGTTTGAACAAGACATCGCCGCCGGACGGACGACGGAGGAGGAAGTGCTCGAGCTGTTAGAGTGCTATCGCGTTAAAATGA
This window contains:
- a CDS encoding type III restriction-modification system endonuclease — encoded protein: MKFKFKRQAFQDEAVRAVVDCFTGQTYDVSRFMLEQAVRAEDKQTVLALEEEDFRADIGFKNKEIKLVESEVLANIQAVQRRNGLTVSDKLEGKYNLTVEMETGTGKTYTYIKTMFELNKQYGWSKFIVVVPSVAIREGVYKAFQITEEHFMEEYGRKARYFIYNSKQLHELNSFAADAGINVMIINSQAFNARGKDARRIYMELDEFQSRMPIEVIARTNPIVIIDEPQSVEGAKTKEALKLFNPLFTLRYSATHRPGQEFNKVYRLDALDAYNRKLVKKISVKGITVKGTTSTEGYLYLEGIEINEKQAPVAKLEYEVKTPSGIKRVTCKRRVNDDLYQLSGNLEQYHGYKIAEINAYKNIVEFTNGVVIAAGELQGDVTEQNYRRIQIRETILSHLEKERTLFSQGIKVLSLFFIDKVAKYRQYDKDGNALNGEYATMFEEEYLAACNKYITLFQDDPYVKYLQGIAVRDTHKGYFSIDKKSKQFIDPKDGGVKESDDVDAYNLIMRDKETLLSFAEPTRFIFSHSALREGWDNPNVFQICTLKHSDSAIKKRQEVGRGLRLCVDQHGNRMDEQALGDAVHEINILTVVASESYEDFVRALQSEIADALSERPKQADVAFFLNKALVSVQGERRLIDESLAKKLNKALYKAGYIDEVDNLTPAYFEAVASGNFSLPGELTDYTISVVKLLETMYSPHKPMADNERKRNIPALVPNHNFYRQEFQELWKEINKKTAYTVQFSSDELIAKCIKALDAELTLPDIQYTVTAGTLEAFQSKEQLAQGEAFQTEKSATKSLVAVASSRVRYDLIGKLMEETKLTRRTIAAILSGISPITFALFRKNPEAFIQRAGKIINEQKAATVIQGISYDIIDGSFDTSIFTINSLQAVLGENAHPLKKHIYDYLLTDSKGERNFANKLDISEEVCVFAKLPRGFYIPTPIGKYNPDWAIVFKDSDVKYVYFIAETKGSLASLELRDIEKAKIHCARQHFARISSSKLKYDVVDSYEKLLEIVKGNHVGQHLAAN
- a CDS encoding site-specific DNA-methyltransferase, giving the protein MEKLTMRTKDFSQENIAKLAKLFPNVVTEISIGKDRDGKDILKRAIDFDLLKQELSDVLVEGDKERYQLTWPGKKQAILHANAPTNKTLRPVKEDSVDWETTQNLYIEGDNLEVLKLLQEAYLNKVKLIYIDPPYNTGKDFIYKDDFKQSSEQYLRESGQMDEQGNRLVQNTEANGRFHSDWLSMMYPRLKLARNLLRDDGVIFISIDDNEVANLKKICDEIFGSEAFVAIFPWRKRTAKTDVPFGVSQDFEWIICYAKPNFLAGVPTERKYYTSPDFKERWRLSDLTTQRSAEERPNSFFTLVNPRTLEEYPANPNRVWGVTKETFQEYYAKGKIVFPGDYEFLNISTPYWRVFESEDKEKNLKKFGTVEHRKAISTMLPTTIGRTEDGTEEINELFGAKVFSFPKPTSLIEFFISVISSDDCIIVDFFAGSSSCAEAVLRLNAKDGGKRRFMCVQYPELLDPNNKDQKTGYDFCIANGLNPNICEIGKERIRRAAKKIKEETGADIDYGFRVFRLDSSNMKDVYYAPQDLTQEMVLALESNIKEDRTGEDLLIQVMLEWGLELSLPMEKRVIAGKDVHFVAGNSLIACFDDKVSDEVVRAIAQEKPLRVVFRDSSFASDADRINVEEIFKMLSPDTEIKVI
- a CDS encoding DUF4276 family protein, which produces MERVQVLAQPIYLRVFVEDELGRALIDRILREYGNKFAWDISVVNGFGNIKKRIKQYNAAARRCPMLILIDLDKTSCACLIIQEWLPEGAHHNLLFRIAVREVESWVMADRETLAIYLSVAETIIPAAPEMVDDPKKCIIEIARRSKKRNIREALLPKPNSMASVGREYNSVLTQYVYNNWRPEVARINCESLDRTMRRLEQFQPQY
- a CDS encoding macro domain-containing protein, which translates into the protein MNRETALINAIKQVYSLLGMATPERVTSELSLIRLEQALAVLHDVATKYDIDLPGRSEAGVTNAIAAAKKAARRIIIKQGDITEETTDAIVNPANSRLVHGGGAARAIAMKGGEEIVRQSNEIIRKIGHLPTTKAVITGAGNLPCKFVIHVVGPQMGEGDEDSKLKRAVWNVLTLAENYNLRTIAMPAISSGIFGFPKPRCAEVLLSTAARFLDGCAVSLQQIVMCNHDEETYRIFLHTAVRLKLLEASES
- a CDS encoding AAA family ATPase; its protein translation is MIITRVVLQNWRNFRSVDVCLGDRVFLIGPNASGKSNFLDVFRFLRDIVKGGGLQQAIAMRGGMSKIRCLAARTPSTVVIDITWAEEAGEKELWRYKLGIKQEQRGRHQPIVDSEEVWCNGEKILDRPDKDDKIDNLRLTQTHLEQINANKEFRTIAEFFKNVQYLHLVPQIIRAPIILGGSGMTEDPFGQDFLQKLASATEATRTKRLRKIEEILRIAVPQLKNLAFVQDSETGKPHLEAVYEHWRSHGAKQREDQFSDGTIRLIGLLWSLLEKDSLLLLEEPELSLHSAIIRKLPGMMARLQRQNRRQIFISTHSFELLSDQGIGAEEILILSPDVEGTTVSVASSRIDILALLEEGVPAAEAVLPLTAPRDIDKM
- a CDS encoding DUF4391 domain-containing protein, yielding MFDVPDRTLVNRKIPKNKFYEKLDANTKLKELFAEQIETIVWKHKLAQSTMNLDPVDEVQEIQIFELFLRQRGISREILESIDKSIPYPILHVLRYQNEVKLVIAYKQPNQNNENRAVVHSYFESDWQPQDSFRFPITGCLTLGAVYESIIRRLLPVPAKPEEKLAEVVTRQCEIERLRREYARLEAKLRSEKQFNKKVEINIELQKLRQKLQQLAE
- a CDS encoding ABC transporter substrate-binding protein; amino-acid sequence: MSKRHWSIFLVFLLSLALVAAGCGSSQQTAQPANVIKIGANFEMTGSNATFGQSAANGAKLAIKEVNAKGGVLGKQLTLVVADNKSEAAEAANAMQKLVTQDKVVAVLAPIASSSVIAAAQVNQDNKVLAISPTASNPKVTVDPATGKVREFLFRAAFIDPFQGAVMANFATKSLKAKTAALYIDNSSDYAKGLGQYFKETFVKNGGTIVAEEAYLQKDTDFKATLTKIKAKNPDVVFVPGYYQEVGMIIKQARELGINVPFLGGDGWDSAKLPEIAGAAALNNTFFSNHYSPDDTSSAVKTFVENYKKEYGQVPDAFAALSYDATMMVIKAIERAGSADPVKIKDELAKTKDFPAVSGSITLNATHDPVKSAVIIELKDGKQTFREKVNP